The Candidatus Glassbacteria bacterium genome has a segment encoding these proteins:
- a CDS encoding amidohydrolase: MCTARKFLFVLLAVFMLPALSSAQTGDLRLLDWRPQSMMVVKETEVLKPKYPVIDVHNHLGRLANMQHYLEQMDEAGVWKVVSLDGRSAGDFYKKHLEAVKKVSPERLLVFFRPDFDRIDEPGWGQKEAARLEQAVKMGCRGLKIAKNLGLTHKDSTGALIKVDDRRIDPIWAKCSELGIPVMIHVSDPKAFFTPLDERNERYDELGAHPRWSFYGDQFPSKEEILAARNRVFARHPNTIFIGAHFGNLPEEIHQVANWLDLYPNFYVDIDARISELGRQPRTARKFFLRYQDRVMFGTDTPPNAEAYRIYYRFLETDDEYFDPTGGHHLQGRWMIYGVYLPDDVLEKIYNKNALKVFGMFKGA; encoded by the coding sequence ATGTGTACAGCCCGTAAGTTCTTGTTCGTCCTGCTTGCTGTTTTCATGCTTCCGGCCCTTTCCTCAGCTCAAACCGGCGATCTCCGCCTGCTGGACTGGCGTCCGCAATCGATGATGGTGGTGAAGGAGACCGAGGTGCTGAAGCCCAAGTACCCTGTAATCGATGTCCACAACCATCTCGGCCGCCTGGCGAACATGCAGCATTATCTGGAGCAGATGGACGAGGCCGGGGTGTGGAAAGTGGTCAGTCTGGATGGCCGGAGCGCGGGCGATTTTTACAAGAAGCATCTGGAGGCGGTCAAGAAAGTCAGCCCCGAGCGGTTACTCGTTTTTTTCAGACCTGATTTCGACAGGATCGATGAGCCTGGGTGGGGTCAGAAGGAAGCCGCCCGGCTGGAACAGGCTGTTAAGATGGGCTGCCGTGGACTCAAGATTGCGAAGAATCTGGGCCTGACTCACAAGGACAGCACTGGTGCTTTGATCAAGGTCGACGACCGGCGGATCGATCCGATCTGGGCCAAGTGCAGCGAGCTGGGGATTCCGGTGATGATCCATGTTTCGGACCCCAAGGCTTTTTTCACCCCGCTGGATGAGCGTAACGAGCGCTACGACGAACTGGGCGCGCACCCCCGCTGGTCTTTTTACGGTGACCAGTTCCCGTCGAAGGAAGAAATCCTGGCCGCGCGCAACCGCGTGTTCGCCCGCCATCCCAACACGATTTTTATCGGTGCGCATTTCGGCAACCTTCCCGAAGAGATTCATCAGGTGGCCAACTGGCTCGATCTCTATCCCAACTTCTACGTGGATATTGACGCACGGATCAGCGAACTGGGCCGTCAGCCCCGCACCGCGCGCAAGTTTTTCCTCCGCTACCAGGACCGGGTGATGTTCGGCACCGACACGCCGCCGAATGCTGAAGCCTACCGGATATATTACCGGTTCCTGGAAACGGATGACGAATATTTCGACCCGACCGGAGGCCATCACCTCCAGGGCCGCTGGATGATCTACGGGGTTTACCTGCCGGACGATGTGCTGGAGAAGATCTACAACAAAAACGCCCTGAAAGTATTCGGTATGTTCAAGGGAGCGTAG